GAtggttttgaaagaaaaaaatttgttaactaAATGTTGCTGCTAAGGTCCCTGACACTGAACAGTCTCGTTGTTGTTTCGTTGAGTATAGAAAACAGACGAGCTTCGATCGATATCTTCTTAAAGGCAGCTGGATATCTTGAATGTGCTGTTAAGAATGTTCTCCCTCAGTTTTCTGCTGAGCAAAGGTTTATAGACGGAAAATTTCTAATGTCAATTTACTCTAATTGTTGGTAGTTCTGAATTGAACTTAATGGCACAatctttgtatttgtatttctgCAGGAGAAGTTTACCGGTGGACCTAGCGGAGGGAGTTCTACGAGCTCTTTGCTTGCAAGCACTAGGCCAGGTAGGACCTCTCTTTTTAACGGATATTGTTAAGTTTCTTACATTTGGttactttcctttttatgtGATCTAATAACATATTTCAAGTTACTGATTTTTTCTTTTAGGGTGTTGATATCCAACTCGGCATGGCAATTGATAGTTCTAAGGCCACTCTTGCAGTCAAGCGAAGGCTTGCATGTGAAATGGTTAAATATTGGCAGCAGGTAAATTCCTTACTCTTATCTGATTTTACTGTCTTAAGTTGGCTGCCACGTCTTGCAAGCATCTGAAATTTTCATTAACGCTTGACTTTCCTTGTCGGTGGCCACTAAAACAGGCACAAGACAATTTGATGAATCTTCCATTAGCAAATGGTTGGGGTGAGAAGCATAGACTCTTCGTTAAGTGGAAGTATGTTGAAGCTAAGGTATTGTTTTGTGGTCTTTCTCTTGCTCTCTTACTCCTTACATTATGTAAACCTGTCTGGTCCTTTTTCAGTTACTGTCCTGAGCCTTGGCTGCATTTTGTTCTGCCCCTGTAAAATCATCAAGCTCCATTTGTCTAATGTCATGTTTCATTTTCTGGAATAATTTGGATCAGGCTGCGGCTTACTACTATCACGGTTTGATTCTTGATGAAGGAAACACAGAGAAATCACATGGCATGGCAGTTGCTGCTTTACAAGCTGCAGATGAGTGTTTCAAAGAAAGTAAGAAAGCCTCTGAAGCATTCAACGCCTCTTCACCTACTTCAAGGTATATTCTTTCTCCTGAGCTCATTTGGTCACAGATGTAGAAGTCGTTTCGAAGATCCAGTATTTGTTTTACTGCAGGACACCACCGCTTTTCGGGACAATGAAGTATCTAACAGAGAAAATCCCGAAAGATACTTCGAGTAAAGTCAGGATAAACCGTGATCTATACTCTTATGAAAAGTGAGTTTTATTTGGCTTTGCTTCCTCTGCAATAAATTATAAAGCTGAGTTCTTCTTTTGATGAA
This region of Brassica napus cultivar Da-Ae chromosome C5, Da-Ae, whole genome shotgun sequence genomic DNA includes:
- the BNAC05G13880D gene encoding uncharacterized protein BNAC05G13880D isoform X1 encodes the protein MGCFSSTPKDTGANRRKPTSIGEVSVYVPGLRIPRPVEFSQAVGDQLPKTLVERLTALRTRIVVMANQEGPTITRTRRKTQHGGSTLSDLHQALVDYLPVLLELTKDGSHLQFKVHFIWVNQEDEEEETAMSNIWYEVLSVLHLMAMLQMSQANLLLLPRGFSDGHNHPKVSEENRRASIDIFLKAAGYLECAVKNVLPQFSAEQRRSLPVDLAEGVLRALCLQALGQGVDIQLGMAIDSSKATLAVKRRLACEMVKYWQQAQDNLMNLPLANGWGEKHRLFVKWKYVEAKAAAYYYHGLILDEGNTEKSHGMAVAALQAADECFKESKKASEAFNASSPTSRTPPLFGTMKYLTEKIPKDTSSKVRINRDLYSYEKIMETAPTLPDFALALKPDEYQLPLVEST
- the BNAC05G13880D gene encoding uncharacterized protein BNAC05G13880D isoform X2; its protein translation is MGCFSSTPKDTGANRRKPTSIGEVSVYVPGLRIPRPVEFSQAVGDQLPKTLVERLTALRTRIVVMANQEGPTITRTRRKTQHGSTLSDLHQALVDYLPVLLELTKDGSHLQFKVHFIWVNQEDEEEETAMSNIWYEVLSVLHLMAMLQMSQANLLLLPRGFSDGHNHPKVSEENRRASIDIFLKAAGYLECAVKNVLPQFSAEQRRSLPVDLAEGVLRALCLQALGQGVDIQLGMAIDSSKATLAVKRRLACEMVKYWQQAQDNLMNLPLANGWGEKHRLFVKWKYVEAKAAAYYYHGLILDEGNTEKSHGMAVAALQAADECFKESKKASEAFNASSPTSRTPPLFGTMKYLTEKIPKDTSSKVRINRDLYSYEKIMETAPTLPDFALALKPDEYQLPLVEST